From a single Longimicrobium sp. genomic region:
- a CDS encoding transposase, with protein sequence MRALLAERDAALAERDAALAERDAARAERDADRLSARREIEKLKVQLAALRRHRYGRSSERLAAEIGQLEMLIGDLEEDAAEREAAAAEKKRRAKGRSDKPRKPALRRPLPAHLPRETVLHEPVLACRCGCTDPARLTCLGEDVTEVLEKIPARLKVIRHVRPRYACRACEAMLQAPAPALPIERGRPGPGLLAHVLVSKYLDGLPLYRLSGILAREGVEIERQTLADWVGQGAWWLRP encoded by the coding sequence ATGCGCGCGCTGCTGGCGGAGCGCGACGCCGCCCTTGCCGAGCGCGATGCCGCGCTGGCCGAACGTGACGCGGCGCGAGCGGAGCGTGACGCAGACCGGCTGAGTGCCCGGCGCGAGATCGAGAAGCTGAAAGTGCAACTCGCAGCGCTCCGGCGCCACCGCTACGGCCGGTCCTCCGAGCGGCTGGCGGCCGAGATCGGCCAGCTCGAGATGCTCATCGGCGACCTCGAGGAGGACGCGGCCGAGCGCGAAGCCGCGGCGGCGGAGAAGAAGCGCCGGGCCAAGGGCCGATCGGACAAGCCGCGCAAGCCCGCCCTGCGCCGCCCCCTACCCGCGCACCTGCCGCGCGAGACGGTGCTGCATGAGCCTGTCCTCGCCTGCCGCTGCGGCTGCACCGACCCCGCCCGCCTGACCTGCCTGGGCGAGGACGTGACGGAGGTGTTGGAGAAGATCCCCGCCAGGCTGAAGGTGATCCGGCACGTCCGGCCGCGCTACGCCTGCCGGGCCTGCGAGGCGATGTTGCAGGCGCCCGCGCCCGCCCTGCCCATCGAGCGCGGCCGACCCGGGCCGGGACTTCTGGCGCATGTCCTGGTCTCGAAGTACCTGGACGGCCTGCCGCTCTATCGGCTCTCGGGCATCCTGGCGCGCGAGGGGGTGGAGATCGAGCGTCAGACGCTGGCCGACTGGGTGGGCCAGGGCGCCTGGTGGCTGCGCCCC